One genomic window of Solanum dulcamara chromosome 12, daSolDulc1.2, whole genome shotgun sequence includes the following:
- the LOC129876771 gene encoding GDSL esterase/lipase At5g45960-like, producing MSLLHSFFVLLLTFFMLETPIQAQYSKKNSLVSAIFIFGDSTADPGNNNYITTPFKSNFSPYGKDFLNNVPTGRFTNGMLANDFIARYVGVKEYVPPYLNHSLSIEEIKTGVSFASAGTGFDPLTPKISNVISLSKQLEYFKEYQKKMEASIGKEQTQNLIKEALFLISAGTNDFVVNYNTLPIRRKNYTLIAYTDFLLQHVQLFLQELLDQGARKIGVVGLPPMGCLPIVITLQSDNAFSKRDCIDFYSSIARDYNSKLQSKLNDMKIRFTNLGSKIAYMDIYGPLMDMILGHKYDFEKANRGCCGTGLMEATFMCNPNSYVCPNASKYIFWDSIHPTEKTYYLISQAFEPTIDSITK from the exons atgagtCTTTTACattctttttttgttcttttgctAACTTTCTTCATGTTGGAAACTCCAATTCAAGCTCAATATTCTAAGAAGAATAGTTTAGTTTCTGccatttttatctttggagATTCAACAGCTGATCCtggaaataataattatataacaACTCCTTTCAAGAGTAATTTCTCACCTTATGGGAAGGATTTTCTTAATAATGTTCCAACTGGAAGGTTTACTAATGGAATGCTTGCTAATGATTTCATTG CTAGGTATGTTGGTGTTAAAGAATATGTGCCTCCATATTTGAATCATAGTTTAAgtattgaagaaatcaagacTGGAGTTAGTTTTGCATCTGCTGGAACTGGATTTGATCCCCTTACACCAAAAATCAGT AATGTGATCTCATTATCAAAGCAGCTAGAATATTTCAAGGAGTATCAAAAGAAAATGGAAGCATCTATTGGGAAAGAGCAAACACAAAATTTGATAAAAGAAGCATTGTTTTTAATTAGTGCAGGCACAAATGACTTTGTTGTCAATTACAACACACTTCCAATTCGTAGGAAAAACTACACACTCATAGCCTACACTGACTTCTTGTTGCAACATGTTCAACTCTTCCTCCAG GAATTGTTGGATCAAGGGGCTAGGAAAATTGGTGTGGTAGGTCTACCACCAATGGGTTGTTTACCAATTGTCATCACCCTTCAATCTGATAATGCATTTTCAAAGAGAGATTGCATTGATTTCTACTCTTCTATTGCTAGAGACTACAATTCCAAGCTCCAAAGCAAGTTAAATGACATGAAAATTAGGTTTACAAATTTGGGTTCTAAAATTGCTTATATGGATATCTATGGACCATTGATGGACATGATTCTAGGCCACAAATATG ATTTTGAAAAGGCTAACCGTGGCTGCTGTGGAACTGGCTTAATGGAAGCAACATTTATGTGCAACCCAAATTCATATGTTTGCCCAAATGCATCAAAGTATATtttttgggattcaatccatccAACTGAGAAGACATATTATCTTATTTCTCAAGCATTTGAGCCAACTATTGATTCCATCACCAAATAG